A region from the Penaeus monodon isolate SGIC_2016 chromosome 17, NSTDA_Pmon_1, whole genome shotgun sequence genome encodes:
- the LOC119583604 gene encoding uncharacterized protein LOC119583604, whose protein sequence is MIYAKDVKKGGGDSQRGCIYKVVTDTSSVTRLLRLYLVMASFRALLVLGLAVQLCPSQAHDSLEVYYELQPPKHEYQPPKNYDAQEPSATYDFQEVFKKDDYQEHAKGYDYQEPHKKDDYQEPAKGYDYQDPHRKDDYQEAAKGYDYQKPHKKDDYQEPLKKDGYQEPLLVSYQEPPKTYQEETTKISYQEPSETYKEPPQPSYEEPSKAYDYLEPSKAFSYQEPSKKADYQEPVIVTYQEPPKTSNKGPSKKDGYQGPVKTSSEESSQEYSYQETAKTYDYQEPQKKDNYQDSAETYSYQEPHKGDYQESSKTYDGEEAYRDDYHVPSKAYSYQEPSKAFIHQKSTNSEYQKSLDYKYKEPSYDSREHDAAYLASLSINIPGGGVPGKDYPILATVPYTGFSCDGLEYPGHYADYRARCQVYHICQKDGRHSSFLCPNGTVFSQWYSVCDWWFNVDCDGAQTWFVYTRNGIILGKDADSSRPAGVSSRLPQKPRSSRVSKGLVISRDYVPPVESSEVSYSAEEYDKSLPTPEIYEVPLISHSSSSEYAVEYKQSTTTKPHRNYEHSSSEDSYEIGTQGIPLGTSQESYTSKPHVNNFARRVVISVRNKPDAKKPTSRYVTDVDSNEYDVSTTDVPHFRQGHVKPLFRDSVRRFETKRTTLVQGPRRPPPERSLITLYRDPQ, encoded by the exons ATGATATATGCCAAGGAcgtgaaaaaaggaggaggggacagTCAACGTGGATGCATATATAAGGTTGTGACGGACACATCCAGCGTCACACGTCTCTTACGCCTCTACCTTGTCATGGCGTCGTTCCGTGCACTCCTTGTGTTGG GCTTGGCAGTTCAGCTGTGCCCCTCCCAAGCCCACGACTCCTTAGAAGTATATTATGAACTGCAACCTCCCAAGCATGAATATCAACCTCCCAAAAACTACGACGCCCAGGAACCTTCTGCAACATACGACTTTCAGGAAGTGTTTAAGAAAGACGACTATCAGGAACATGCCAAGGGATACGACTACCAGGAACCTCACAAGAAAGACGACTATCAGGAACCTGCCAAGGGGTACGACTACCAGGATCCTCACCGGAAAGACGATTATCAGGAAGCTGCCAAGGGGTACGACTACCAGAAACCTCACAAGAAAGACGACTATCAAGAACCTCTCAAGAAGGATGGATATCAGGAACCTCTGCTAGTCTCTTATCAAGAACCTCCCAAGACATACCAAGAGGAAACTACGAAGATATCTTACCAAGAACCTTCTGAGACATATAAGGAACCACCCCAACCCTCCTACGAAGAACCGTCCAAGGCGTATGATTATCTGGAACCTTCCAAGGCATTCAGCTACCAAGAACCTTCTAAGAAGGCCGATTACCAGGAACCTGTAATAGTCACCTACCAAGAGCCTCCGAAGACCTCGAACAAGGGACCCTCCAAAAAGGACGGATACCAAGGCCCTGTGAAGACTTCCTCAGAGGAATCTTCCCAGGAGTACAGCTATCAGGAAACTGCAAAGACATATGACTACCAGGAACCTCAAAAGAAGGACAACTACCAGGACTCTGCAGAGACGTACAGCTACCAGGAACCTCACAAAGGTGACTACCAAGAATCTTCCAAGACCTATGACGGAGAGGAAGCTTATAGGGATGACTACCACGTGCCCTCCAAAGCATACAGTTATCAGGAACCTTCTAAGGCATTCATCCACCAGAAATCTACGAACTCTGAGTACCAGAAATCACTTGATTATAAATACAAGGAACCTTCTTATGATTCTCGGGAACATGACGCAGCTTACCTGGCTTCACTGTCCATCAACATTCCGGGTGGAGGCGTGCCAGGAAAGGATTATCCAATATTAGCTACTGTGCCATACACTGGCTTTTCATGTGATGGTTTGGAGTACCCAGGGCACTATGCAGACTACAGGGCACGATGCCAAGTGTATCATATTTGCCAGAAAGATGGGCGGCACAGTTCTTTCTTGTGCCCTAACGGGACCGTGTTCAGTCAGTGGTATTCAGTGTGTGACTGGTGGTTCAACGTAGACTGTGATGGTGCTCAAACCTGGTTTGTATATACCAGAAATGGAATCATTTTGGGGAAGGATGCAGATTCTTCTCGGCCGGCGGGTGTGTCTAGTCGTCTGCCCCAAAAACCTCGCTCCTCTCGCGTTTCTAAAGGTCTTGTGATCTCGAGGGATTATGTGCCCCCTGTGGAATCGTCTGAGGTATCTTACTCGGCCGAGGAATACGACAAGAGTCTTCCTACCCCGGAGATCTATGAAGTGCCTCTTATATCTCATAGTTCTTCCTCAGAATATGCCGTGGAATATAAACAGAGCACCACTACGAAGCCCCATAGGAATTATGAACATTCCTCGTCAGAAGACAGTTACGAGATAGGAACCCAAGGGATTCCCTTGGGCACGAGCCAAGAATCCTACACCTCAAAGCCCCATGTCAACAACTTCGCCAGACGGGTCGTTATCAGTGTACGAAACAAACCCGACGCAAAAAAACCCACAAGCCGATACGTTACCGACGTCGACTCGAACGAATACGACGTCTCCACGACAGACGTTCCCCACTTCAGGCAGGGGCACGTGAAGCCTTTATTCCGAGACTCCGTCCGGCGTTTCGAAACAAAAAGAACCACGCTTGTGCAGGGTCCTCGACGCCCTCCTCCTGAACGCAGCCTAATCACTCTCTACAGGGATCCACAGTAA